One Hemibagrus wyckioides isolate EC202008001 linkage group LG07, SWU_Hwy_1.0, whole genome shotgun sequence DNA segment encodes these proteins:
- the LOC131356580 gene encoding C-C motif chemokine 18-like yields the protein MFSRSLLLLLLGLSCLQSFTMAQNASGADLCCFEFHKKPFPAANVVTYEETRSDCTVPGVILTTKKGFRFCADPEVDWVQQIMKIKPSA from the exons ATGTTCTCCCGTTCTCTCCTGCTGCTTCTGCTGGGTCTTTCCTGCCTTCAGAGCTTCACAATGGCACAGA ATGCAAGCGGAGCAGATTTGTGCTGTTTTGAGTTTCACAAAAAACCGTTCCCTGCAGCGAATGTTGTCACTTACGAAGAAACCAGATCTGACTGTACTGTTCCTGGAGTCAT TTTGACCACAAAGAAGGGATTTCGCTTCTGTGCAGATCCTGAGGTGGACTGGGTGCAGCAGATCATGAAGATTAAACCTTCAGCCTAG
- the LOC131356658 gene encoding C-C motif chemokine 3-like, translating to MFSRSLLLLLLGLSCLQSFTMAQNASGADLCCFEFHKKPFPAANVVTYEETRSDCTVPGVILTTKKGFRFCVNPEMDWVQQIMKIKPHGVTQKTN from the exons ATGTTCTCCCGTTCTCTCCTGCTGCTTCTGCTGGGTCTTTCCTGCCTTCAGAGCTTCACAATGGCACAGA ATGCAAGCGGAGCAGATTTGTGCTGTTTTGAGTTTCACAAAAAACCGTTCCCTGCAGCGAATGTTGTCACTTACGAAGAAACCAGATCTGACTGTACTGTTCCTGGAGTCAT TTTGACCACAAAGAAGGGATTTCGCTTCTGTGTAAACCCTGAGATGGACTGGGTGCAGCAGATCATGAAGATTAAACCCCATGGTGTGACTCAGAAGACAAATTAA
- the LOC131356586 gene encoding C-C motif chemokine 26-like, whose translation MFSRSLLLLLLGLSCLQSFTMAQNASGADFCCFEFHKKPFPAANVVTYKETRSDCTVPGVILTTKKGFRFCVDPEMDWVQQIMKIKPSA comes from the exons ATGTTCTCCCGTTCTCTCCTGCTGCTTCTGCTGGGTCTTTCCTGCCTTCAGAGCTTCACAATGGCACAGA ATGCAAGCGGAGCAGATTTTTGCTGTTTTGAGTTTCACAAAAAACCGTTCCCTGCAGCGAATGTTGTCACTTACAAAGAAACCAGATCTGACTGTACTGTTCCTGGAGTCAT TTTGACCACAAAGAAGGGATTTCGCTTCTGTGTAGATCCTGAGATGGACTGGGTGCAGCAGATCATGAAGATTAAACCTTCAGCCTAG
- the LOC131356447 gene encoding C-C motif chemokine 3-like — translation MFSRSLLLLLLGLSCLQSFTMAQNANGAGLCCFEFHKKAFPAANVVTYKETRSDCTLPGVILTTKKGFQFCVDPEVDWVQQIMKIKPSA, via the exons ATGTTCTCCCGTTCTCTCCTGCTGCTTCTGCTGGGTCTTTCCTGCCTTCAGAGCTTCACAATGGCACAGA ATGCAAACGGAGCAGGATTGTGCTGTTTCGAGTTTCACAAAAAAGCGTTCCCTGCAGCGAATGTTGTCACTTACAAAGAAACCAGATCCGACTGTACACTTCCTGGAGTCAT TTTGACCACAAAGAAGGGATTTCAATTCTGTGTAGATCCTGAGGTGGACTGGGTGCAGCAGATCATGAAGATTAAACCCTCAGCCTAG
- the LOC131356435 gene encoding C-C motif chemokine 3-like, which yields MFSRSLLLLLLGLSCLQSFTMAQNANGAGLCCFEFHKNPFPAANVVSYEETRSDCTLPGVILTTKRGFRICADPEVDWVQQVIKSKTTA from the exons ATGTTCTCCCGTTCTCTCCTGCTGCTTCTGCTGGGTCTTTCCTGCCTTCAGAGCTTCACAATGGCACAGA ATGCAAACGGAGCAGGATTGTGCTGTTTCGAGTTTCACAAAAATCCATTCCCTGCAGCGAATGTTGTGTCTTATGAAGAAACCAGATCCGACTGTACACTTCCTGGAGTTAT TTTGACCACAAAGAGGGGTTTTCGCATCTGTGCAGATCCTGAGGTGGACTGGGTGCAGCAGGTCATCAAAAGTAAAACCACAGCCTAG
- the LOC131356354 gene encoding C-C motif chemokine 5-like, which yields MFSRSLLLLLLGLSCLQSFTMAQHANGAGLCCFEFHKKPFPAANVVSFLVTRFDCTLPGVVLTTKKGFRFCADPEVDWVQQIMKTKPPTA from the exons ATGTTCTCCCGTTCTCTCCTGCTGCTTCTGCTGGGTCTTTCCTGCCTTCAGAGCTTCACAATGGCACAGC ATGCAAATGGAGCAGGATTGTGCTGTTTCGAGTTTCACAAAAAACCGTTCCCCGCAGCGAACGTTGTCTCTTTCTTAGTAACCAGATTTGACTGTACACTTCCTGGAGTCGT TTTGACCACAAAGAAGGGTTTTCGCTTCTGTGCAGATCCTGAGGTGGACTGGGTGCAGCAGATCATGAAAACTAAACCACCCACAGCCTAG